The genomic interval CCTCCCTGCGCATGCTCGCAGGCCTTGAGGACGTCAATGCCGGCCGGATTCTTATTGGCGACCGCGATGTCACCGATGTTCCGCCGAAGGACCGCGACATCGCGATGGTTTTCCAGAACTACGCGCTGTACCCGCACATGACGGTTGCAGACAACATGGGCTTCGCGCTGAAGATCGCCGGCGTTTCCAAGGAAGAGCGCGCCGAGCGCGTCCGTGAGGCCGCCAAGCTTCTTGACCTCGAGCCGTACCTGGACCGCAAGCCGAAGGCACTCTCCGGCGGTCAGCGCCAGCGTGTTGCCATGGGCCGCGCCATCGTGCGTAACCCGCAGGTGTTCCTCATGGATGAGCCGCTTTCCAACCTGGACGCCAAGCTCCGTGTCCAGACCCGTACGCAGATCGCATCCCTGACCCGCCGCCTCGGCGTCACCACCGTTTACGTCACCCACGACCAGGTCGAGGCCATGACCATGGGTGACCGCGTGGCTGTGCTGAAGGACGGCCTGCTGATGCAGGTTGACACCCCGCGCAACCTCTACGACAAGCCCAAGAACGTCTTTGTTGCCGGCTTCATCGGTTCCCCCGCCATGAACCTGCTCGAACTGCCCGTGGTCGACGGCGGCGTCCAGTTCGGCGGAACGGTTTACCCCGTGCCGCGCAACATCCTCGAAGAGGCCCACGGCAGCACCGTCACCCTGGGCAGCCGCCCCGAGGACCTCGAGCAGGCCTCTCACGGTGAAGGTCTCCAGGTCGAGGTCGACGTTGTTGAAGAACTCGGTGCCGACGCCTACGTCTACGGCCACACGACGCTGGACGGCAAGGACCACGACATCGTGGCACGCGTCGACGGCCGCCGTCCCCCGCTGAAGGGCGACACGATCTACGTCCGTCCGCAGTCGGGCCACGTGCACCTGTTCGACACCAAGACCGGTCTGCGCCTGGGCGACTAGTCCCCACCGGCGCCCTAACCTCGCTCCGCTTCGGCCAGGGAACCCTGCCGGCGTGGGCCCATCCACCGGCGCCGAGATCTAACCGACGGCGGCCCTCCTTACTGGACGGGCCGCCGTCGCCGTTTAAGCCCGAGGTTTAGGCCAGCCGCCCCTCTGTACGAAAGAATTGACCCATGACCGACGAAAACAGTGCACAGTGGCACGACGAGCCCACGGACTACGCGCAGGTCGGCAAACTGCCGCGGTTCGAGGCAGCGAGTGCCAAGGATGACAAGGTCCTTGCCGCTTCCAGCTCGCTGAACATCACGGCGGCGTCCGCGGATCCCGAACTCCTGGACCTCCCCTGGCACATCGCACTGGAGGACTGGCCGGCTGAGAACCTCGCAGCGCTCCCCCGCGGCATCTCGCGGCACATTGTGCGTTTCGCGCACCTGGGCGGCTCCGTCATCGCCATCAAGGAAACGTCCGAGCATGTGGCCCGCCACGAGTACCACATGCTCCGCAAGCTGGCCCGCCTGGACGTCCCGTGCGTTGTCCCGGTAGCCGTCATCACGGGCCGGACCACCCTGGATGGGCGGCCGCTGAACCCCGTACTGGTCACCCGCCACCTGAAATTCTCCATGCCGTACCGGGCCCTGTTCTCGCAGATGCTCCGCAAGGACACCCTGACCAGGCTCATCGATGCCCAGGCCCTGCTGATGGTCCGGCTGCACCTCATCGGCTTCTACTGGGGCGACGTCTCGCTCTCCAATACGCTCTTCCGCCGTGACGCGGGCGCGTTCGCCGCCTACCTGGTGGACGCGGAAACCGGCGAGCTGTATCCCGATCTTTCCACCGGCCAGCGCGAGTACGATCTCGAGATTGCCCGGGTCAACATCGCCGGCGAGCTGATGGACCTCCTGGACGGCGGCCTGATCGAGGAAAAGGTGGACCCGGTGGCCACCAGCGAACTCATCATGGAGAGCTACCGGCGCCTGTGGACGGAACTGACCGAGAAGGAATCCTTCGAAATCGGCGAACGCTGGCGGGTGGCCGCCCGGATCCGGAAGCTTAATGAGCTCGGGTTCGACGTCGAGGAATACGCCATCAAGACCACCCAGAACGGTTCCACTATCCAGCTTCAGCCCAAGGTGGTCGACGCCGGACACCACCAGCGGCGGCTGCTGCGGCTGACCGGACTGGACGCCCAGGAGAACCAGGCCCGGCGCCTGCTCAATGACATGGACTCCTTCCGGGCGGACAACAACCCGGGGATGGACGAGGAATACAGCGCGCACCTCTGGGTCAGCCAGGTCTTCGAGCCGATTGTGCGTTCGATCCCCCGCGACCTGTCCCGCAAGCTGGAGCCGGCGGAGGCGGTCCACGAGGTGCTGGAGCACCGCTGGTACATGTCCGAGGAGCAGGCCCGCCACATTCCGCTCGCCGAGGCAGTGCAGTCCTACATCGAGTCCGTCCTGCGCCACCGCCGGGACGAGGCCGCCATCATGCTCAACCCGGATACTGCGATGCTGAAGATCCTCGAAGTGGAAACCGAGGAGTCCTCCCGCTATGGCGCCGACGAAACCATCGAAGAGTACCCTGACGTCGACGACTGACGCGGGGCCGGCCTCGGCGGCAGCACGGTTGGGTTAATACAGCTAACAGCCTTTAGATGGCCTTGCCCGGATTCAAAATCCCTGCCGGGTCAAAGAGTTCCTTGATCCTGTGCTGGAGCTCCCTGACTGGCTCCGGCTGCTCCAGGCCCAGCCAGCGCAGCTTGTATTGGCCGATCCCGTGCTCCCCGGTGATGGTGCCGCCCATTTCGAGGGCAGCATCGATGGAGGCGTCCAGGGCACGGTTCAGCCGGGCCATGGCGTCAGCGTCCACCGCGTTGTCCTGGCGGTCTATCCAGAACGTGGGGTGCAGGTTGCCGTCGCCGGCGTGCGCCACCACCTTCAGGCTCACGCCATGTGTTGCCGCGAGGTCTTCCAACGCCGCCACGTAATCCACCAGGCGTGAGCGTGGCACGGCCACGTCCTCGCCCACACGGTATTCGTCATCCACCTCCACGCCCCGGCTGTTCCGGCGGAGTTCCACGAGCTGCTCGGCTTCCGCCGTGGATTCCGTGCTCACCGTTGCCCCGCCGGCCGCGAGAACGGAACGCACGACGTCGGCCTCCGCCGCTGCCCCGAACCCGTCGGTCTGGATCAGGAGCAGCGAACGGCCGCGGGAGCTCAGGTCGGAGCCGTGGAGATCGTCCAGCTGGGCCAGCGTCCCGCCGTCGAGCAGTTCCATGATGGCCGGCTGCACGCGGGCCCGGCCCACCGCCAGGACGCCGGCAGCGGCCTGCCTGAAGTCCGGGTAAAATGCGGCGATGGTGTGCACGTCACGGGGCAGGTACTTGAGCCGGACGGTCGCCCCCACCACGATCCCCAGAGTGCCCTCAGAGCCCACAAACAGTCCCGTCAGGTCGTAGCCCGCCACGCCCTTGAATGTCTGGTGGCCGGTGTGGATGAGGGACCCGTCGGCCAGCACCACATCCAGCGCCAGCACCGAGTCCCGGGTTACGCCGTACTTGGCGCAGCGCAGTCCCCCGGCATTCGTGGCAACGTTGCCGCCGATCGTGGAGGAACGGAAGCTCGCCGGATCCGGCGCGTACATCAGGCCATGCACTGCTGCGGCCTCGTTGAGGGCGGCGTTGACCACGCCGGGTTCGACGACAGCGGTCTCGTCGTCCGGGTTGAGGTCAAGAATGCGGTTCATCCGTTCCAGGGACACGACTACGCAATTCCTGCTCGCGTGCGCACCGCCGGACACGCCTGTTCCGGCTCCGCGGGCCACAACGGCGACGTTGAGGGCCGCACACAGCCTGACTACAGCCTGCACATCCGCCACAGACCCGGCGAAGACCACCGCCTCGGGGAGCTGGAAGTCCAGGATGGGGGCCTGGTCCACGGCATATCTCGCGAGCAGCTCCTCTTCGGTACT from Pseudarthrobacter sp. SSS035 carries:
- a CDS encoding FAD-binding oxidoreductase gives rise to the protein MGSLVEELVGVLGPGRVSTEEELLARYAVDQAPILDFQLPEAVVFAGSVADVQAVVRLCAALNVAVVARGAGTGVSGGAHASRNCVVVSLERMNRILDLNPDDETAVVEPGVVNAALNEAAAVHGLMYAPDPASFRSSTIGGNVATNAGGLRCAKYGVTRDSVLALDVVLADGSLIHTGHQTFKGVAGYDLTGLFVGSEGTLGIVVGATVRLKYLPRDVHTIAAFYPDFRQAAAGVLAVGRARVQPAIMELLDGGTLAQLDDLHGSDLSSRGRSLLLIQTDGFGAAAEADVVRSVLAAGGATVSTESTAEAEQLVELRRNSRGVEVDDEYRVGEDVAVPRSRLVDYVAALEDLAATHGVSLKVVAHAGDGNLHPTFWIDRQDNAVDADAMARLNRALDASIDAALEMGGTITGEHGIGQYKLRWLGLEQPEPVRELQHRIKELFDPAGILNPGKAI
- a CDS encoding ABC transporter ATP-binding protein, with translation MATVTFDNATRLYPGTEKPAVDKLNIEIADGEFLVLVGPSGCGKSTSLRMLAGLEDVNAGRILIGDRDVTDVPPKDRDIAMVFQNYALYPHMTVADNMGFALKIAGVSKEERAERVREAAKLLDLEPYLDRKPKALSGGQRQRVAMGRAIVRNPQVFLMDEPLSNLDAKLRVQTRTQIASLTRRLGVTTVYVTHDQVEAMTMGDRVAVLKDGLLMQVDTPRNLYDKPKNVFVAGFIGSPAMNLLELPVVDGGVQFGGTVYPVPRNILEEAHGSTVTLGSRPEDLEQASHGEGLQVEVDVVEELGADAYVYGHTTLDGKDHDIVARVDGRRPPLKGDTIYVRPQSGHVHLFDTKTGLRLGD
- a CDS encoding DUF4032 domain-containing protein; protein product: MTDENSAQWHDEPTDYAQVGKLPRFEAASAKDDKVLAASSSLNITAASADPELLDLPWHIALEDWPAENLAALPRGISRHIVRFAHLGGSVIAIKETSEHVARHEYHMLRKLARLDVPCVVPVAVITGRTTLDGRPLNPVLVTRHLKFSMPYRALFSQMLRKDTLTRLIDAQALLMVRLHLIGFYWGDVSLSNTLFRRDAGAFAAYLVDAETGELYPDLSTGQREYDLEIARVNIAGELMDLLDGGLIEEKVDPVATSELIMESYRRLWTELTEKESFEIGERWRVAARIRKLNELGFDVEEYAIKTTQNGSTIQLQPKVVDAGHHQRRLLRLTGLDAQENQARRLLNDMDSFRADNNPGMDEEYSAHLWVSQVFEPIVRSIPRDLSRKLEPAEAVHEVLEHRWYMSEEQARHIPLAEAVQSYIESVLRHRRDEAAIMLNPDTAMLKILEVETEESSRYGADETIEEYPDVDD